A stretch of DNA from Methanoplanus endosymbiosus:
CGCAAATCTCTATGATCTAAACAGAAAAATGGTTGAGAAAAAGATTGGAATTCCGGATGAATACTGCACATTCTTCCTTGAAAATGAGAATAAATAAACAGAGGAGGAAATTATGGATCAGGCAGAAAGTATGGACACTGAAGAGACTATAACTGATGAAGAGAGCATTATCCTTTATTTTTCCGAACCGGAAAAAGGGCGTGCCACCAATACGAAGGTGATACAAAAATCCATAGATAAAGGCTACAGAGTGATAGTGGTCACCAATAATTTCCCCTCTAAAATTCTTGAAAAGCTCTATCTTAAAAACGGTATGAATCCGGAGGAAGTATTTTTTATAGATTCTGTTACCTCATTTGCAGGGGGGAGTTCTGTAAAATCTGACAGCAACCATATAATGGTCAGAAGCCCGCAGGACCTCACAGGCCTTTCGATGGCATTTTCTGATGCCTTAAAGAAGTTCAAAGAAGATCATATATTCATTCTCTTCGATTCACTGAGCACTATGCTCATCTACCTGCCGGCTGACAAAGTGGTGAAGTTTATGCACTTTATTACAACAAAACTGCGGACACTTGAGGAATCAGGGGCAATCCTTGCAGTAAAAGGGGGTCTCGACCCAATGCTCTACTCACAGATGGGATCACTTGTGGACGAAATCGTGGATGATGGATGATAAGCAAACCCCGGTATTTATACGGAATTTCCGGAACGCAGCAATCAAAGCAGAGATCATTATTCAGGATTTACAGATTCCGGCACAAAATTCCAGGATCATACCACATTTAAATATAAACAGAACCAATATTTTCAGGAAATTTTAGTTACAATATTGCTATGAACTCCCGTGGTGTAGCGGTCAATCATGTTATGAAAATTGATAAACTCAGTATCAATTAACTTCATAAGATGTAATCAAACATCTTTTTGGGTGTAACACT
This window harbors:
- a CDS encoding DUF7504 family protein, encoding MDQAESMDTEETITDEESIILYFSEPEKGRATNTKVIQKSIDKGYRVIVVTNNFPSKILEKLYLKNGMNPEEVFFIDSVTSFAGGSSVKSDSNHIMVRSPQDLTGLSMAFSDALKKFKEDHIFILFDSLSTMLIYLPADKVVKFMHFITTKLRTLEESGAILAVKGGLDPMLYSQMGSLVDEIVDDG